GGTCGTGTCCAAGTCGGGGTGCAACTCCTCGTTCTCGCCGAGTTCGATGTCGGCCGCGAGGCTCTGCATCAGGGTCGATTTCCCGGCGTTCGTGTAGCCAGCCATCGCCACGAGGTCGAATCCCGACTCCCTCCGGCGGGCGCGGCGGTCGGCCTCCGTCCGGGCGATGGAGTCGAGTTCGTCCTTGATGTTCGAAATCTGGTTTTTGATGTCCTGCTCGCGGCTCTCGTCGTACTCGCCAAGCCCCATGAACCCCGGCCGCTCGTCGCGCTTGGCGAGGCTGGTCTTGGCCTCCGCGCGCGGGAGTTCGTAGCGCAACTCGGCCAGTTCGACCTGCAACTGGGCCTTCCGAGTCCGTGCGCGCTGGCCGAATATTTCGAGGATGAGCCTGAATCGGTCGATGACCTTGGCCTCCTCGGGGAACGTCTGGCCGAGGTTGTACGTCTGGTACGGGCCGAGTTCGTTGTCGAAGATGACGACTTCGGCTCCGGTCTCGGCGACCGCGGTCCCGATTTCGGTCGCTTTCCCCTCCCCGACCTGTAGCGCCGCGTCCTCCTTGCGCGACTGGGTGAACTCGGCGACGACTTCGTAGCCCGCGGCGCGGGCGAGGTCGCGTATCTCTTCGGTGTCTGGCGTGCCGGAATCGACTCGCTTGACGATTATCGCTTTCATAGGAACAGTTTTCGGGCGGCGTAGGCGGCGTGGTGTGCGGCTTGCACGGTCTTGCGTTCGGCTATACTCTCGACGTACTTGAAACTCGGGCCAAGGAACTGCTCGACTCTCACGTCGGGTTCCTCGTAGAACTCGCCGCGCTCGGCAACCACGGGACCCTCGGGCGGTTCGGGCAGGTCCGCGACTGCATCCGCGACGAC
This genomic stretch from Halorussus pelagicus harbors:
- the hflX gene encoding GTPase HflX; its protein translation is MKAIIVKRVDSGTPDTEEIRDLARAAGYEVVAEFTQSRKEDAALQVGEGKATEIGTAVAETGAEVVIFDNELGPYQTYNLGQTFPEEAKVIDRFRLILEIFGQRARTRKAQLQVELAELRYELPRAEAKTSLAKRDERPGFMGLGEYDESREQDIKNQISNIKDELDSIARTEADRRARRRESGFDLVAMAGYTNAGKSTLMQSLAADIELGENEELHPDLDTTAEAQDRLFTTLGTTTRKMDMERRDVLLTDTVGFISDLPHWLVESFKSTLDAVYHADLVLLVVDVSEPIEEIREKLVTCHDTLYERNEAPIVTVLNKIDAVSEDELAEKVEALSALAPNPIAVSGKEQTNLVGLRGRIDDELPDWEREKLVLPMTDDTMSVVSWVHDHARVNDVSYADDEVVVDFEARPAIVEQSRAKAGELANALSA
- a CDS encoding DUF2209 family protein, whose protein sequence is MVAAAVYAAVGTNRLRSVEGMGFATSRNPPTFENAARVVADAVADLPEPPEGPVVAERGEFYEEPDVRVEQFLGPSFKYVESIAERKTVQAAHHAAYAARKLFL